A genomic region of Desulfobacterales bacterium contains the following coding sequences:
- a CDS encoding Maf family protein — protein MEPASFFTTKDQLILASGSPRRQDFLRELGLAFGIEVPAVEEIPRPAEPAEDFVRRMAVAKADAVARRFPRAWVLAADTVVVLDNDILGKPASPAMAGRKKRIRPCAATPIWQAISVPRVRARMKSRPLTPPSRSATAISAGSATAIGCTTAASWMQSNSELCSW, from the coding sequence ATGGAGCCTGCCTCTTTTTTCACAACAAAAGATCAACTGATTCTTGCCTCGGGCTCCCCGCGGCGGCAGGATTTTCTGCGGGAACTGGGGCTTGCCTTTGGGATTGAGGTGCCGGCGGTGGAAGAGATCCCGCGTCCGGCCGAGCCTGCGGAGGATTTTGTTCGCCGGATGGCTGTGGCCAAGGCCGATGCCGTTGCCCGGCGTTTTCCCCGGGCCTGGGTGCTGGCCGCTGATACGGTGGTGGTCCTGGACAACGATATTCTGGGCAAACCAGCTTCGCCGGCCATGGCCGGGCGGAAGAAGCGCATCCGGCCCTGCGCGGCGACGCCGATATGGCAGGCGATATCGGTGCCCAGGGTCAGGGCGAGGATGAAGTCGCGCCCATTGACGCCGCCTTCGCGTTCCGCCACCGCCATCAGCGCCGGCAGCGCGACCGCCATCGGATGCACCACGGCGGCTTCGTGGATGCAGTCGAATTCGGAATTATGCAGCTGGTAG